The following proteins are co-located in the bacterium genome:
- a CDS encoding DUF91 domain-containing protein, which produces MKSYYRIMLGRQSAHADEAYKGNFIGVGWFKNIDLTNKLLEDWREFRKEIIPLYLKEYPDKSKIAAGLACSMLWSISKGILIDDIVLCPDGKGSYYVGEVIINYSYHKGANLPHQRGVRWFSNTIERTQMSQALQYSTGAIGTLSNVTKYAGEIEQLIAGDRPPTIFATDKSIEDPTAFAIEKHLEDFLVQNWKHTELDKKYDIFEVEGELVGQQYKSDTGSIDILAISKNKKELLIVELKKGRASDVVIGQVQRYMGYVKEELAEEGQVVRGVIIALEDDIRLRRALSVAQNIDFYTYTIDFKLIKK; this is translated from the coding sequence ATGAAAAGCTACTATCGAATAATGCTGGGTCGTCAAAGTGCGCATGCAGACGAGGCCTACAAGGGAAATTTTATCGGTGTAGGATGGTTTAAAAACATAGATTTAACAAACAAGTTATTAGAAGACTGGCGAGAGTTTAGAAAAGAAATAATTCCCTTATATCTTAAAGAATACCCCGACAAATCAAAGATTGCGGCTGGGCTTGCTTGTAGCATGTTATGGAGCATAAGTAAGGGCATACTTATAGACGATATTGTTTTGTGTCCAGATGGTAAAGGCTCATACTATGTTGGAGAAGTTATAATAAATTATTCTTACCATAAGGGAGCAAATCTTCCACATCAACGAGGTGTTCGTTGGTTCTCAAATACAATCGAAAGAACACAAATGAGTCAAGCCTTGCAATACTCTACTGGTGCAATTGGAACATTGAGTAACGTTACTAAATACGCAGGAGAAATAGAACAACTAATTGCTGGAGATCGTCCACCAACTATTTTCGCAACTGATAAATCTATTGAAGACCCAACGGCATTTGCTATAGAAAAACACCTAGAGGATTTCTTGGTGCAAAATTGGAAACACACTGAACTTGACAAAAAATACGATATCTTTGAAGTGGAAGGAGAACTTGTCGGACAGCAATACAAAAGTGACACTGGATCAATAGATATTTTGGCGATTAGCAAGAATAAAAAAGAATTACTAATAGTAGAGCTCAAAAAAGGACGAGCAAGTGATGTAGTTATTGGGCAAGTCCAACGCTATATGGGATATGTTAAGGAAGAGTTGGCAGAAGAAGGGCAAGTTGTTCGGGGAGTAATTATTGCATTGGAAGATGATATTCGTTTACGAAGAGCACTATCAGTTGCCCAGAATATTGATTTTTATACCTATACAATCGATTTCAAACTTATAAAAAAGTAA
- a CDS encoding DUF86 domain-containing protein, with protein sequence MSKRDYKLYIDDILESIQKIKQYTEDMTFEEFSPNNKTIDAVVRNFEIMGEASKQIPKTIKDKYKDIEWKSLIQFRNVVVHEYFGIDLKIMWDIIKNEIPPLEAKIKKVLKA encoded by the coding sequence ATGAGTAAAAGAGATTATAAACTATACATCGACGATATATTGGAATCTATTCAAAAAATTAAACAATATACCGAGGACATGACGTTTGAAGAATTCTCCCCAAATAATAAGACAATTGATGCTGTAGTAAGAAACTTCGAAATTATGGGTGAAGCTTCCAAACAAATACCAAAAACAATAAAAGATAAATATAAAGATATTGAATGGAAATCTCTAATTCAATTCAGAAATGTAGTAGTTCATGAATATTTTGGAATAGACCTCAAAATCATGTGGGATATAATAAAAAACGAAATACCGCCTTTAGAAGCAAAAATCAAAAAAGTATTAAAAGCTTGA
- the radC gene encoding DNA repair protein RadC, whose amino-acid sequence MAKLKDIPKVNRPRERFLEKGPDALSKSELLAILLGSGIKGKNVKELAGQIVRKFSAKFLNLSIDDLLEIQGIGQAKALQIVSALELVKRFYLDSSPKDNIILAAQDAISITSDIRDKKKEYLVCLYLNARNVLIKKEVISIGILDKSIIHPREIFGPAVELRAAGIVLLHNHPSGDVTPSKQDIEIVNKILEAGKIMGVNVIDFIIVSENSTHSFFTDMQNPDQKVTSYVSDGVQYSLFDLLETKQPTYTPEIKKIHKVYFYPDNRTKSGHFQLQNRRFLGNKYKLLGFIEDIVNEKCNGFGVFCDIFAGTGVVGERFNEKSIKIIANDFLTSNYLPLKAFLGTSEIDFEEVEKKIRLLNNLEAHNDNYFSRHFGNTFFTLENARKIGVIREKIDKIAENENEKAILITALLYAVDKVANTVGHYDAYRKKLDTIQPLRLLVPDFEPENNSNNEIYKENANQLIRKINCDVLYIDPPYNSRQYSDAYHLLENLAMWEKPLVHGKAKKMDRTHIKSDYCLKSASRAFTDLISNANCKHILVSYNNTGESKDGRSNARISDELMINILKTRGGVDIFERDYKAFTTGKSNTDGHTERVFYCKVTKQL is encoded by the coding sequence ATGGCAAAACTTAAAGATATTCCAAAAGTTAATAGGCCCAGAGAGCGATTCTTAGAGAAAGGACCGGATGCACTATCTAAAAGCGAGCTTTTGGCTATTTTGCTTGGTAGTGGAATAAAAGGGAAGAATGTCAAAGAATTAGCTGGGCAGATTGTTAGAAAGTTTAGCGCGAAATTCTTAAATTTATCTATTGATGATCTTCTTGAAATTCAAGGGATTGGCCAGGCAAAAGCTTTGCAAATTGTTTCTGCTTTGGAGTTGGTAAAAAGGTTTTACTTGGATTCTTCCCCAAAGGACAATATCATTTTGGCAGCACAAGATGCAATTTCTATAACTTCCGATATACGAGATAAGAAAAAAGAATATCTGGTATGTCTTTATCTCAACGCAAGAAATGTGCTGATTAAAAAAGAAGTTATTTCAATTGGTATATTAGATAAAAGCATTATTCATCCACGCGAAATTTTTGGGCCTGCCGTAGAGTTAAGGGCGGCTGGTATCGTTCTATTGCACAATCACCCGTCGGGAGATGTTACTCCTAGCAAGCAAGATATCGAGATCGTAAATAAAATTCTCGAGGCGGGGAAAATAATGGGCGTAAATGTTATTGACTTTATTATCGTTAGTGAAAACAGTACTCATAGCTTTTTTACTGATATGCAAAACCCTGACCAGAAAGTCACGTCTTATGTTTCCGATGGCGTACAGTATTCGCTTTTTGATCTATTGGAAACCAAACAACCGACGTATACACCAGAAATTAAAAAAATACATAAAGTATATTTTTATCCCGATAATAGAACAAAGTCCGGACATTTCCAGCTACAAAATAGAAGGTTTTTAGGAAATAAGTATAAACTGCTTGGTTTTATTGAGGACATTGTTAACGAAAAGTGCAATGGCTTCGGTGTATTTTGCGATATTTTTGCAGGTACCGGTGTTGTAGGCGAGCGGTTTAACGAGAAAAGTATAAAGATTATTGCGAATGATTTTTTAACAAGCAATTACCTTCCATTAAAAGCCTTTTTGGGAACTTCGGAAATTGATTTTGAAGAAGTAGAAAAGAAAATAAGATTGCTTAATAACTTAGAAGCACACAATGATAATTATTTTTCAAGACATTTCGGTAATACCTTTTTTACCTTAGAGAATGCCCGTAAAATCGGAGTTATTAGGGAAAAAATTGACAAGATTGCAGAAAACGAAAATGAAAAAGCGATTTTGATTACCGCATTGCTCTATGCAGTCGATAAGGTAGCAAATACGGTTGGTCATTATGACGCGTACAGAAAGAAATTAGACACAATTCAGCCATTGCGCCTTTTAGTTCCAGATTTTGAGCCAGAGAATAATTCAAATAACGAAATATACAAAGAAAACGCAAACCAGCTTATTAGAAAAATAAATTGCGATGTCTTGTATATTGATCCTCCCTATAACTCTCGCCAGTACTCAGATGCGTACCATTTATTAGAAAACCTTGCCATGTGGGAAAAGCCATTGGTTCACGGCAAAGCGAAAAAAATGGACAGAACACATATTAAAAGTGATTACTGCTTAAAATCGGCGTCGAGAGCGTTTACTGATTTGATTTCTAATGCAAACTGTAAGCATATTTTAGTCTCTTATAATAATACGGGCGAATCTAAGGATGGACGATCAAATGCTCGGATTAGTGATGAACTGATGATAAATATATTAAAAACTCGTGGCGGTGTTGATATTTTTGAACGAGATTATAAAGCATTTACAACTGGCAAAAGTAATACAGATGGACACACTGAGCGAGTTTTTTATTGCAAAGTAACAAAACAATTATGA
- a CDS encoding nucleotidyltransferase family protein: protein MTKEEIKKIVRNNKDILRKYEVATIALFGSYARGEQNKGSDADFLIEFRQPTFRNYIGLLSELKRLIGRPVDLVSKDALKKRIKSQILKEAEKII from the coding sequence ATGACAAAAGAAGAGATTAAAAAAATTGTAAGAAACAATAAAGATATCTTGCGGAAATATGAAGTAGCCACTATTGCGCTGTTCGGTTCTTACGCAAGAGGTGAACAGAATAAAGGAAGCGACGCGGATTTCCTAATAGAATTTAGGCAGCCCACTTTCCGCAACTATATCGGTCTTCTTTCAGAATTAAAAAGATTAATCGGCAGACCAGTGGATTTAGTCTCTAAGGATGCCCTTAAAAAACGCATAAAGTCTCAGATTCTCAAAGAAGCAGAAAAAATAATATGA